The following are encoded in a window of Carassius auratus strain Wakin chromosome 6, ASM336829v1, whole genome shotgun sequence genomic DNA:
- the LOC113102631 gene encoding peripheral plasma membrane protein CASK-like isoform X3: protein MADDDVLFEDVYELCEVIGKGPFSVVRRCINRDTGQQFAVKIVDVASFTSSPGLSTEDLKREASICHMLKHPHIVELLETYSSDGMLYMVFEFMDGADLCFEIVKRADAGFVYSEAVASHYMRQILEALRYCHDNNVIHRDVKPHCVLLASKENSAPVKLGGFGVAIQLGESGLVAGGRVGTPHFMAPEVVKREPYGKPVDVWGCGVILFILLSGCLPFYGTKERLFEAIVKGKYKMNPRQWSQISESAKDLVRRMLMLDPAERITVYESLNHPWLKERDRYSYKIHLPETVEQLRKFNARRKLKGAVLAAVSSHKFNSFYGDPPEDLHDFSEDPTSSGAVSQVLDSLEEIHALTDCSEKDLDFLHSVFQDQHLHTLLDLYDKINTRSSPQIRNPASDAVQRAKEVLEMLSCYPENMEAKELKRILTQPHFMALLQTHDVVAHEVYSDEALRVTPPPTSPYLNGDSPESINGELDLENVTRVRLVQFQKNTDEPMGITLKMNDLNHCIVARILHGGMIHRQGTLHIGDEIREINGISVANQTVEQLQKMLREMRGSITFKIVPSYRSQSLSCDKDSPDLPRQSPANGHSSVTSSILDLPSTIQPKGRQISRPAFKDKMSRKIYVRAQFEYDPAKDELIPCKEAGIRFRVGDIIQIISKDDHNWWQGKLENTKNGTAGLIPSPELQEWRVACIAMEKTKQEQQASCTWFGKKKKQYKDKYLAKHNAVFDQLDLVTYEEVVKLPGFKRKTLVLLGAHGVGRRHIKNTLITKHPDRFAYPIPRKSRAVTPDTARPEPPVTDRSLSPTDTTRPPKKDEENGKNYFFVSHDQMMQDISNNDYLEYGSHEDAMYGTRLETIRQIHEQGMVAVLDVEPQALKVLRTAEFAPYVIFIAAPTITPAMNEDESLQRLQKESDALQHSYAHYFDQTIINNEIDDTIRLLEEALDLVSSTAQWVPVSWVY from the exons gggtcCGTTCAGTGTGGTGCGAAGATGCATCAACAGAGACACTGGACAACAGTTCGCTGTGAAGATTGTAGATGTGGCCAGCTTCACCTCCAGCCCTGGACTCAGTACAgagg ATCTGAAGCGGGAGGCGAGTATCTGTCACATGCTCAAACATCCTCACATCGTGGAGCTGCTGGAGACCTACAGCTCGGACGGGATGCTCTACATGGTCTTTGAGTT catggATGGAGCCGATCTGTGCTTCGAGATCGTGAAGAGGGCTGATGCTGGCTTTGTCTACAGCGAGGCGGTGGCCAG TCACTACATGCGGCAGATACTGGAAGCCCTGCGCTACTGCCACGATAACAACGTGATCCACCGAGACGTGAAG cctcACTGTGTCCTGCTGGCCTCTAAGGAGAACTCTGCTCCGGTCAAACTGGGCGGCTTCGGTGTGGCCATACAGCTGGGCGAGTCAGGGCTGGTGGCTGGAG gtcggGTAGGGACCCCTCACTTCATGGCTCCTGAGGTGGTCAAGCGAGAGCCGTACGGGAAGCCGGTGGACGTTTGGGGTTGCGGGGTCATTCTCTTCATCCTGTTGAGCGGCTGTTTGCCTTTCTACGGCACCAAGGAGCGTCTGTTTGAAGCCATCGTGAAAGGAAAGTACAAG atgaaCCCTCGGCAGTGGAGTCAGATCTCGGAGAGCGCTAAAGACCTGGTGCGACGCATGCTGATGCTGGACCCGGCCGAGAGAATCACCGTCTACGAGTCGCTCAATCATCCCTGGCTCAAG GAGAGAGATCGCTACTCGTATAAGATCCACCTGCCCGAGACGGTGGAgcagctgaggaagttcaacgCTCGGAGGAAACTGAAG GGTGCCGTCCTCGCTGCCGTCTCCAGTCACAAGTTCAACTCGTTCTACGGAGACCCTCCTGAAGACCTCCACGACTTCTCAGAGGACCCCACGTCTTCAG gggcCGTGTCTCAGGTTCTGGACAGTCTGGAGGAGATCCACGCACTCACTGACTGCAGTGAGAAAGATCTGGACTTCCTGCACAGCGTCTTCCAGGACCAACATCTGCACACACTGCTGGAT ctgtaCGATAAGATTAACACCCGCTCGTCGCCCCAGATCAGGAATCCAGCCAGCGACGCCGTCCAGAGAGCCAAAGAG GTGTTGGAGATGCTCTCCTGTTATCCTGAGAACATGGAGGCGAAAGAGCTGAAGAGGATCCTGACTCAGCCACATTTCATG GCGCTGCTGCAGACTCATGATGTTGTGGCCCATGAGGTTTACAGCGACGAGGCGCTGCGAGTGACACCTCCACCCACATCCCCGTACCTAAACGGAGACTCGCCCGAGAGCATCAACGGAGAGCTGGACCTGGAGAACGTCACGCGTGTGCGCCTGGTGCAGTTCCAGAAGAACACGGACGAGCCCATG GGAATCACTCTGAAGATGAACGACCTGAACCACTGCATCGTGGCTAGAATCCTGCACGGCGGGATGATCCACagacagg GGACGCTGCACATCGGAGACGAGATTCGTGAAATCAACGGCATCAGTGTCGCCAATCAGACGGTGGAGCAGCTCCAGAagatgctg CGAGAGATGAGAGGAAGCATCACCTTCAAGATCGTGCCCAGTTACCGCAGTCAGTCTCTGTCCTGTGAT AAAGATTCCCCTGATCTGCCCAGACAGTCTCCAGCGAACGGACACTCCAGCGTCACCAGCTCCATCTTA GATCTGCCGTCAACTATCCAGCCCAAAGGAAGAcag ATCTCCAGACCTGCATTCAAGGATAAAATGTCTCGGAAG ATTTATGTTCGAGCACAGTTCGAGTACGATCCGGCAAAAGACGAGCTGATTCCCTGTAAAGAGGCGGGCATTCGTTTCCGTGTGGGTGACATcatccagatcatcagtaaaGACGATCACAACTGGTGGCAGGGCAAGCTGGAGAACACCAAGAACGGCACGGCCGGCCTCATCCCCTCACCAGAGCTGCAGGAGTG GCGTGTGGCGTGTATAGCGATGGAGAAGACCAAGCAGGAGCAGCAGGCCAGCTGTACATGGTTCGGCAAGAAGAAGAAACAGTACAAAGACAAATACTTAGCCAAACACAACGCAG TCTTTGATCAACTAGATCTGGTGACGTATGAAGAGGTGGTGAAGCTGCCGGGGTTCAAGAGGAAGACGCTGGTGCTGCTGG GAGCTCACGGCGTCGGCCGGAGACACATCAAGAACACGCTCATCACAAAACATCCCGACAGATTTGCGTACCCCATCCCACGTAAGAGCCGCGCCGTCACGCCTGACACTGCTCGCCCTGAGCCGCCCGTCACTGACCGCTCGCTCTCTCCGACAGACACCACCAGACCGCCGAAGAAGGACGAGGAGAACGGCAAGAACTACTTCTTCGTGTCACATGACCAGATGATGCAGGACATCTCTAACAATGATTACCTGGAGTACGGCAGCCACGAGGACGCTATGTACGGCACGCGCCTGGAGACCATCCGGCAGATCCACGAGCAGGGCATGGTGGCCGTCCTGGACGTGGAGCCGCAG GCGCTGAAGGTTCTGCGGACGGCTGAGTTTGCTCCGTATGTCATCTTCATCGCAGCACCCACCATCACTCCTGCGATGAACGAG GACGAGTCTCTCCAGCGGCTGCAGAAGGAGTCCGACGCGCTGCAGCACTCTTACGCTCATTACTTCGACCAGACGATCATCAATAACGAGATCGACGACACCATCCGTCTGCTGGAGGAGGCCCTCGACCTGGTGTCCAGCACTGCGCAGTGGGTGCCGGTGTCCTGGGTGTActag
- the LOC113102631 gene encoding peripheral plasma membrane protein CASK-like isoform X4, translated as MADDDVLFEDVYELCEVIGKGPFSVVRRCINRDTGQQFAVKIVDVASFTSSPGLSTEDLKREASICHMLKHPHIVELLETYSSDGMLYMVFEFMDGADLCFEIVKRADAGFVYSEAVASHYMRQILEALRYCHDNNVIHRDVKPHCVLLASKENSAPVKLGGFGVAIQLGESGLVAGGRVGTPHFMAPEVVKREPYGKPVDVWGCGVILFILLSGCLPFYGTKERLFEAIVKGKYKMNPRQWSQISESAKDLVRRMLMLDPAERITVYESLNHPWLKERDRYSYKIHLPETVEQLRKFNARRKLKGAVLAAVSSHKFNSFYGDPPEDLHDFSEDPTSSGLLAAERAVSQVLDSLEEIHALTDCSEKDLDFLHSVFQDQHLHTLLDLYDKINTRSSPQIRNPASDAVQRAKEVLEMLSCYPENMEAKELKRILTQPHFMALLQTHDVVAHEVYSDEALRVTPPPTSPYLNGDSPESINGELDLENVTRVRLVQFQKNTDEPMGITLKMNDLNHCIVARILHGGMIHRQGTLHIGDEIREINGISVANQTVEQLQKMLREMRGSITFKIVPSYRSQSLSCDKDSPDLPRQSPANGHSSVTSSILDLPSTIQPKGRQIYVRAQFEYDPAKDELIPCKEAGIRFRVGDIIQIISKDDHNWWQGKLENTKNGTAGLIPSPELQEWRVACIAMEKTKQEQQASCTWFGKKKKQYKDKYLAKHNAVFDQLDLVTYEEVVKLPGFKRKTLVLLGAHGVGRRHIKNTLITKHPDRFAYPIPRKSRAVTPDTARPEPPVTDRSLSPTDTTRPPKKDEENGKNYFFVSHDQMMQDISNNDYLEYGSHEDAMYGTRLETIRQIHEQGMVAVLDVEPQALKVLRTAEFAPYVIFIAAPTITPAMNEDESLQRLQKESDALQHSYAHYFDQTIINNEIDDTIRLLEEALDLVSSTAQWVPVSWVY; from the exons gggtcCGTTCAGTGTGGTGCGAAGATGCATCAACAGAGACACTGGACAACAGTTCGCTGTGAAGATTGTAGATGTGGCCAGCTTCACCTCCAGCCCTGGACTCAGTACAgagg ATCTGAAGCGGGAGGCGAGTATCTGTCACATGCTCAAACATCCTCACATCGTGGAGCTGCTGGAGACCTACAGCTCGGACGGGATGCTCTACATGGTCTTTGAGTT catggATGGAGCCGATCTGTGCTTCGAGATCGTGAAGAGGGCTGATGCTGGCTTTGTCTACAGCGAGGCGGTGGCCAG TCACTACATGCGGCAGATACTGGAAGCCCTGCGCTACTGCCACGATAACAACGTGATCCACCGAGACGTGAAG cctcACTGTGTCCTGCTGGCCTCTAAGGAGAACTCTGCTCCGGTCAAACTGGGCGGCTTCGGTGTGGCCATACAGCTGGGCGAGTCAGGGCTGGTGGCTGGAG gtcggGTAGGGACCCCTCACTTCATGGCTCCTGAGGTGGTCAAGCGAGAGCCGTACGGGAAGCCGGTGGACGTTTGGGGTTGCGGGGTCATTCTCTTCATCCTGTTGAGCGGCTGTTTGCCTTTCTACGGCACCAAGGAGCGTCTGTTTGAAGCCATCGTGAAAGGAAAGTACAAG atgaaCCCTCGGCAGTGGAGTCAGATCTCGGAGAGCGCTAAAGACCTGGTGCGACGCATGCTGATGCTGGACCCGGCCGAGAGAATCACCGTCTACGAGTCGCTCAATCATCCCTGGCTCAAG GAGAGAGATCGCTACTCGTATAAGATCCACCTGCCCGAGACGGTGGAgcagctgaggaagttcaacgCTCGGAGGAAACTGAAG GGTGCCGTCCTCGCTGCCGTCTCCAGTCACAAGTTCAACTCGTTCTACGGAGACCCTCCTGAAGACCTCCACGACTTCTCAGAGGACCCCACGTCTTCAG GATTGCTTGCTGCAGAAA gggcCGTGTCTCAGGTTCTGGACAGTCTGGAGGAGATCCACGCACTCACTGACTGCAGTGAGAAAGATCTGGACTTCCTGCACAGCGTCTTCCAGGACCAACATCTGCACACACTGCTGGAT ctgtaCGATAAGATTAACACCCGCTCGTCGCCCCAGATCAGGAATCCAGCCAGCGACGCCGTCCAGAGAGCCAAAGAG GTGTTGGAGATGCTCTCCTGTTATCCTGAGAACATGGAGGCGAAAGAGCTGAAGAGGATCCTGACTCAGCCACATTTCATG GCGCTGCTGCAGACTCATGATGTTGTGGCCCATGAGGTTTACAGCGACGAGGCGCTGCGAGTGACACCTCCACCCACATCCCCGTACCTAAACGGAGACTCGCCCGAGAGCATCAACGGAGAGCTGGACCTGGAGAACGTCACGCGTGTGCGCCTGGTGCAGTTCCAGAAGAACACGGACGAGCCCATG GGAATCACTCTGAAGATGAACGACCTGAACCACTGCATCGTGGCTAGAATCCTGCACGGCGGGATGATCCACagacagg GGACGCTGCACATCGGAGACGAGATTCGTGAAATCAACGGCATCAGTGTCGCCAATCAGACGGTGGAGCAGCTCCAGAagatgctg CGAGAGATGAGAGGAAGCATCACCTTCAAGATCGTGCCCAGTTACCGCAGTCAGTCTCTGTCCTGTGAT AAAGATTCCCCTGATCTGCCCAGACAGTCTCCAGCGAACGGACACTCCAGCGTCACCAGCTCCATCTTA GATCTGCCGTCAACTATCCAGCCCAAAGGAAGAcag ATTTATGTTCGAGCACAGTTCGAGTACGATCCGGCAAAAGACGAGCTGATTCCCTGTAAAGAGGCGGGCATTCGTTTCCGTGTGGGTGACATcatccagatcatcagtaaaGACGATCACAACTGGTGGCAGGGCAAGCTGGAGAACACCAAGAACGGCACGGCCGGCCTCATCCCCTCACCAGAGCTGCAGGAGTG GCGTGTGGCGTGTATAGCGATGGAGAAGACCAAGCAGGAGCAGCAGGCCAGCTGTACATGGTTCGGCAAGAAGAAGAAACAGTACAAAGACAAATACTTAGCCAAACACAACGCAG TCTTTGATCAACTAGATCTGGTGACGTATGAAGAGGTGGTGAAGCTGCCGGGGTTCAAGAGGAAGACGCTGGTGCTGCTGG GAGCTCACGGCGTCGGCCGGAGACACATCAAGAACACGCTCATCACAAAACATCCCGACAGATTTGCGTACCCCATCCCACGTAAGAGCCGCGCCGTCACGCCTGACACTGCTCGCCCTGAGCCGCCCGTCACTGACCGCTCGCTCTCTCCGACAGACACCACCAGACCGCCGAAGAAGGACGAGGAGAACGGCAAGAACTACTTCTTCGTGTCACATGACCAGATGATGCAGGACATCTCTAACAATGATTACCTGGAGTACGGCAGCCACGAGGACGCTATGTACGGCACGCGCCTGGAGACCATCCGGCAGATCCACGAGCAGGGCATGGTGGCCGTCCTGGACGTGGAGCCGCAG GCGCTGAAGGTTCTGCGGACGGCTGAGTTTGCTCCGTATGTCATCTTCATCGCAGCACCCACCATCACTCCTGCGATGAACGAG GACGAGTCTCTCCAGCGGCTGCAGAAGGAGTCCGACGCGCTGCAGCACTCTTACGCTCATTACTTCGACCAGACGATCATCAATAACGAGATCGACGACACCATCCGTCTGCTGGAGGAGGCCCTCGACCTGGTGTCCAGCACTGCGCAGTGGGTGCCGGTGTCCTGGGTGTActag
- the LOC113102631 gene encoding peripheral plasma membrane protein CASK-like isoform X5, translated as MADDDVLFEDVYELCEVIGKGPFSVVRRCINRDTGQQFAVKIVDVASFTSSPGLSTEDLKREASICHMLKHPHIVELLETYSSDGMLYMVFEFMDGADLCFEIVKRADAGFVYSEAVASHYMRQILEALRYCHDNNVIHRDVKPHCVLLASKENSAPVKLGGFGVAIQLGESGLVAGGRVGTPHFMAPEVVKREPYGKPVDVWGCGVILFILLSGCLPFYGTKERLFEAIVKGKYKMNPRQWSQISESAKDLVRRMLMLDPAERITVYESLNHPWLKERDRYSYKIHLPETVEQLRKFNARRKLKGAVLAAVSSHKFNSFYGDPPEDLHDFSEDPTSSGLLAAERAVSQVLDSLEEIHALTDCSEKDLDFLHSVFQDQHLHTLLDLYDKINTRSSPQIRNPASDAVQRAKEVLEMLSCYPENMEAKELKRILTQPHFMALLQTHDVVAHEVYSDEALRVTPPPTSPYLNGDSPESINGELDLENVTRVRLVQFQKNTDEPMGITLKMNDLNHCIVARILHGGMIHRQGTLHIGDEIREINGISVANQTVEQLQKMLREMRGSITFKIVPSYRSQSLSCDKDSPDLPRQSPANGHSSVTSSILDLPSTIQPKGRQISRPAFKDKMSRKIYVRAQFEYDPAKDELIPCKEAGIRFRVGDIIQIISKDDHNWWQGKLENTKNGTAGLIPSPELQEWRVACIAMEKTKQEQQASCTWFGKKKKQYKDKYLAKHNAVFDQLDLVTYEEVVKLPGFKRKTLVLLGAHGVGRRHIKNTLITKHPDRFAYPIPHTTRPPKKDEENGKNYFFVSHDQMMQDISNNDYLEYGSHEDAMYGTRLETIRQIHEQGMVAVLDVEPQALKVLRTAEFAPYVIFIAAPTITPAMNEDESLQRLQKESDALQHSYAHYFDQTIINNEIDDTIRLLEEALDLVSSTAQWVPVSWVY; from the exons gggtcCGTTCAGTGTGGTGCGAAGATGCATCAACAGAGACACTGGACAACAGTTCGCTGTGAAGATTGTAGATGTGGCCAGCTTCACCTCCAGCCCTGGACTCAGTACAgagg ATCTGAAGCGGGAGGCGAGTATCTGTCACATGCTCAAACATCCTCACATCGTGGAGCTGCTGGAGACCTACAGCTCGGACGGGATGCTCTACATGGTCTTTGAGTT catggATGGAGCCGATCTGTGCTTCGAGATCGTGAAGAGGGCTGATGCTGGCTTTGTCTACAGCGAGGCGGTGGCCAG TCACTACATGCGGCAGATACTGGAAGCCCTGCGCTACTGCCACGATAACAACGTGATCCACCGAGACGTGAAG cctcACTGTGTCCTGCTGGCCTCTAAGGAGAACTCTGCTCCGGTCAAACTGGGCGGCTTCGGTGTGGCCATACAGCTGGGCGAGTCAGGGCTGGTGGCTGGAG gtcggGTAGGGACCCCTCACTTCATGGCTCCTGAGGTGGTCAAGCGAGAGCCGTACGGGAAGCCGGTGGACGTTTGGGGTTGCGGGGTCATTCTCTTCATCCTGTTGAGCGGCTGTTTGCCTTTCTACGGCACCAAGGAGCGTCTGTTTGAAGCCATCGTGAAAGGAAAGTACAAG atgaaCCCTCGGCAGTGGAGTCAGATCTCGGAGAGCGCTAAAGACCTGGTGCGACGCATGCTGATGCTGGACCCGGCCGAGAGAATCACCGTCTACGAGTCGCTCAATCATCCCTGGCTCAAG GAGAGAGATCGCTACTCGTATAAGATCCACCTGCCCGAGACGGTGGAgcagctgaggaagttcaacgCTCGGAGGAAACTGAAG GGTGCCGTCCTCGCTGCCGTCTCCAGTCACAAGTTCAACTCGTTCTACGGAGACCCTCCTGAAGACCTCCACGACTTCTCAGAGGACCCCACGTCTTCAG GATTGCTTGCTGCAGAAA gggcCGTGTCTCAGGTTCTGGACAGTCTGGAGGAGATCCACGCACTCACTGACTGCAGTGAGAAAGATCTGGACTTCCTGCACAGCGTCTTCCAGGACCAACATCTGCACACACTGCTGGAT ctgtaCGATAAGATTAACACCCGCTCGTCGCCCCAGATCAGGAATCCAGCCAGCGACGCCGTCCAGAGAGCCAAAGAG GTGTTGGAGATGCTCTCCTGTTATCCTGAGAACATGGAGGCGAAAGAGCTGAAGAGGATCCTGACTCAGCCACATTTCATG GCGCTGCTGCAGACTCATGATGTTGTGGCCCATGAGGTTTACAGCGACGAGGCGCTGCGAGTGACACCTCCACCCACATCCCCGTACCTAAACGGAGACTCGCCCGAGAGCATCAACGGAGAGCTGGACCTGGAGAACGTCACGCGTGTGCGCCTGGTGCAGTTCCAGAAGAACACGGACGAGCCCATG GGAATCACTCTGAAGATGAACGACCTGAACCACTGCATCGTGGCTAGAATCCTGCACGGCGGGATGATCCACagacagg GGACGCTGCACATCGGAGACGAGATTCGTGAAATCAACGGCATCAGTGTCGCCAATCAGACGGTGGAGCAGCTCCAGAagatgctg CGAGAGATGAGAGGAAGCATCACCTTCAAGATCGTGCCCAGTTACCGCAGTCAGTCTCTGTCCTGTGAT AAAGATTCCCCTGATCTGCCCAGACAGTCTCCAGCGAACGGACACTCCAGCGTCACCAGCTCCATCTTA GATCTGCCGTCAACTATCCAGCCCAAAGGAAGAcag ATCTCCAGACCTGCATTCAAGGATAAAATGTCTCGGAAG ATTTATGTTCGAGCACAGTTCGAGTACGATCCGGCAAAAGACGAGCTGATTCCCTGTAAAGAGGCGGGCATTCGTTTCCGTGTGGGTGACATcatccagatcatcagtaaaGACGATCACAACTGGTGGCAGGGCAAGCTGGAGAACACCAAGAACGGCACGGCCGGCCTCATCCCCTCACCAGAGCTGCAGGAGTG GCGTGTGGCGTGTATAGCGATGGAGAAGACCAAGCAGGAGCAGCAGGCCAGCTGTACATGGTTCGGCAAGAAGAAGAAACAGTACAAAGACAAATACTTAGCCAAACACAACGCAG TCTTTGATCAACTAGATCTGGTGACGTATGAAGAGGTGGTGAAGCTGCCGGGGTTCAAGAGGAAGACGCTGGTGCTGCTGG GAGCTCACGGCGTCGGCCGGAGACACATCAAGAACACGCTCATCACAAAACATCCCGACAGATTTGCGTACCCCATCCCAC ACACCACCAGACCGCCGAAGAAGGACGAGGAGAACGGCAAGAACTACTTCTTCGTGTCACATGACCAGATGATGCAGGACATCTCTAACAATGATTACCTGGAGTACGGCAGCCACGAGGACGCTATGTACGGCACGCGCCTGGAGACCATCCGGCAGATCCACGAGCAGGGCATGGTGGCCGTCCTGGACGTGGAGCCGCAG GCGCTGAAGGTTCTGCGGACGGCTGAGTTTGCTCCGTATGTCATCTTCATCGCAGCACCCACCATCACTCCTGCGATGAACGAG GACGAGTCTCTCCAGCGGCTGCAGAAGGAGTCCGACGCGCTGCAGCACTCTTACGCTCATTACTTCGACCAGACGATCATCAATAACGAGATCGACGACACCATCCGTCTGCTGGAGGAGGCCCTCGACCTGGTGTCCAGCACTGCGCAGTGGGTGCCGGTGTCCTGGGTGTActag